One window of the Shewanella maritima genome contains the following:
- a CDS encoding alpha/beta hydrolase family protein codes for MKRNFLGLLAAIASTVMCAYHTQIAHAEQPTSNQTVQQLPAEAFGSLPDVSNVRLSPDGNHIAFVQRLDGKEPGSVISIFNVADKSQIYPIRTDNKRFRITNLTWANNDILLVKANFPATRYGTPVTESRLVKYSLTEKKMSNVLKKSVMKRFKWIPQFQSNVIDYLPEDDEHILMQFRGMGNTPEYPSVMKVNLAGGRSHWVQPSRRDVWDWITDRQHTVRIGIYRDDTAYRIYEQSENKGDMRVLWEFEAFEENVIWPVGFDHDPNILYVNSYVDGYKALSKVDLRDPELKLELVFSREGRDVNPSLVYSRAKKKVIGFTDGDDSDYTFWDNDLTKLANGLDKALPDFNNEIISLSDDNRRYILLTTNQTESGTFFFGDRDTQDLAPFAYRYRALPPELMAKTKSHIYKARDGQEIQAFLTTPKGVEAKNLPLIVHPHGGPISFSNAGFSNWSQFFANQGYAVLQMNYRGSIGYGFDFMKAGIAKWGQQMQTDVEDATRWAIEQGIADPKRICIVGGSYGGYAAMMEVATTKNLYQCAVSFAGVMDVEDLVKNHRNFTNYDIVKKQVGDDFDVLYENSPVYHAKNVDVPVLLIHGEKDRVVRVDHSEDMYDALKKHNKDVEYIELENGTHYLTNNKNRVATFKAMERFLAENLKSTTQL; via the coding sequence ATGAAACGGAACTTCCTTGGGTTATTGGCAGCAATAGCCAGCACAGTTATGTGCGCTTATCACACTCAAATCGCTCATGCTGAGCAACCCACATCAAACCAAACTGTGCAACAACTCCCAGCAGAGGCCTTTGGAAGTCTTCCGGATGTAAGTAATGTAAGACTCTCCCCTGATGGAAATCATATTGCCTTTGTGCAGCGCTTAGATGGCAAAGAGCCAGGCAGCGTAATCAGCATTTTTAATGTGGCTGATAAAAGCCAAATCTACCCTATTCGCACCGACAACAAACGTTTTCGCATTACCAATCTAACCTGGGCAAACAACGATATTTTGCTGGTAAAAGCCAACTTCCCAGCAACTCGCTATGGCACACCAGTAACTGAATCACGCTTGGTTAAGTACTCACTTACAGAAAAGAAGATGAGTAATGTGCTGAAAAAATCAGTAATGAAGCGCTTTAAGTGGATACCGCAATTTCAATCTAACGTGATTGATTACCTGCCTGAAGATGACGAGCATATCCTGATGCAGTTTCGCGGCATGGGGAATACCCCAGAATATCCGTCAGTAATGAAAGTAAACTTAGCTGGTGGACGCTCGCACTGGGTACAACCATCTCGCCGCGATGTCTGGGACTGGATAACCGACCGTCAACACACTGTACGTATTGGTATCTACCGCGACGACACAGCTTATCGCATCTATGAGCAATCTGAGAACAAAGGCGATATGCGAGTGCTGTGGGAGTTTGAGGCATTTGAAGAGAACGTAATTTGGCCAGTAGGCTTTGATCACGACCCAAACATCTTATACGTCAATTCCTACGTTGATGGTTATAAGGCCTTATCTAAAGTTGATCTGCGCGATCCTGAACTGAAGCTTGAGCTAGTATTTAGCCGAGAAGGCCGTGATGTAAACCCATCACTTGTCTATTCGCGGGCGAAAAAGAAAGTCATTGGCTTTACTGATGGCGATGACTCTGATTACACCTTCTGGGACAACGACCTAACAAAACTCGCCAATGGTCTGGACAAAGCACTACCTGATTTTAATAACGAGATTATCAGTTTAAGTGATGATAACCGCCGCTATATCTTGCTTACCACCAACCAAACAGAATCTGGCACCTTCTTCTTTGGTGATCGCGATACCCAAGACCTAGCGCCATTTGCCTATCGCTACCGGGCACTGCCACCAGAGCTAATGGCGAAAACCAAGAGTCACATTTATAAAGCAAGAGATGGCCAAGAAATCCAAGCCTTCTTAACAACACCAAAAGGCGTTGAGGCGAAAAATTTGCCGTTAATAGTTCACCCTCACGGCGGGCCAATCAGCTTCAGTAATGCAGGCTTTAGCAACTGGAGTCAATTCTTTGCAAACCAGGGTTATGCCGTACTACAAATGAACTATCGCGGCTCTATTGGCTATGGTTTTGATTTTATGAAAGCCGGTATTGCCAAGTGGGGCCAACAAATGCAAACCGACGTAGAGGACGCGACTCGCTGGGCAATCGAGCAAGGCATTGCTGACCCTAAACGTATTTGTATTGTGGGAGGGAGCTACGGTGGCTATGCAGCCATGATGGAAGTGGCAACCACCAAAAACCTCTATCAATGCGCGGTTAGTTTTGCCGGGGTGATGGATGTGGAAGATTTAGTCAAAAATCATCGTAATTTTACCAACTATGACATAGTCAAAAAACAAGTTGGTGATGACTTTGACGTGCTCTACGAAAACTCACCGGTGTACCATGCTAAAAATGTCGACGTACCTGTGTTACTCATTCACGGAGAAAAAGACCGTGTGGTGCGAGTCGATCACAGTGAAGACATGTACGACGCGCTCAAAAAACATAATAAGGATGTTGAGTACATCGAATTGGAAAACGGCACTCATTACCTTACCAACAATAAAAATCGAGTTGCCACCTTTAAGGCAATGGAACGCTTTCTAGCTGAAAACCTAAAATCCACGACCCAGCTGTAG
- the nfuA gene encoding Fe-S biogenesis protein NfuA, whose product MISITEAAQAHFVKLLADQPEGTHIRVFVISPGTAQAECGVSYCPPDAVEADDTELPFNGFSAMVDEKSAPFLEEASIDFVTDQLGSQLTLKAPNAKMRKVADDAPLAERIEYIIQSEINPQLASHGGNIMLVEIDEGTAVLQFGGGCNGCSQVDITLKDGIEKQLLERFPNELTGVRDVTDHQHGAHSYA is encoded by the coding sequence ATGATCAGCATTACCGAAGCCGCTCAAGCTCATTTTGTTAAGCTACTGGCAGATCAACCAGAAGGTACGCACATTCGTGTGTTTGTGATTAGTCCAGGTACAGCTCAAGCAGAGTGCGGCGTTTCTTACTGTCCACCTGATGCCGTTGAAGCTGACGATACTGAATTACCATTTAATGGTTTCAGCGCTATGGTTGATGAAAAAAGCGCGCCATTTTTGGAAGAAGCATCAATTGATTTCGTTACCGACCAACTGGGTTCGCAGTTAACGCTTAAAGCGCCAAACGCCAAAATGCGTAAAGTGGCTGACGATGCACCACTTGCTGAGCGTATTGAGTACATTATTCAGTCTGAGATTAACCCTCAGCTAGCTAGCCATGGTGGTAACATCATGCTGGTTGAAATTGATGAAGGCACTGCAGTGCTGCAATTTGGTGGTGGCTGTAATGGTTGCTCACAAGTTGATATCACTCTAAAAGATGGTATTGAAAAGCAGTTACTAGAACGCTTTCCGAATGAGCTAACTGGCGTGCGCGACGTAACTGACCATCAGCACGGTGCTCATTCTTACGCTTAA
- the bioH gene encoding pimeloyl-ACP methyl ester esterase BioH — protein MPTQSQQHSALTPQLAIESIGSGKDVILLHGWGVNSAVFNRLAKALTQLNYRVHLVDLPGFGDSQFEGQEFNQQSFAAWAQTLVNQLPQNAIWVGWSLGGLLASHIAINHPDSVSALVTVASSPCFMAREQQDERSWPGIQAKVLKQFSHSLQQDLAKTVEQFLAIQAMGSPHAKADIKQLKQLVLAKPLPNPQALSIGLTFLAEVDLRAQLERIDQPWLRLWGKLDGLVPFKMVPMLTTRPNIKDISFAKASHAPFISHAEEFESELANWLQTQT, from the coding sequence ATGCCAACACAGTCTCAGCAACACTCTGCTTTAACCCCACAACTTGCAATTGAAAGCATAGGTTCGGGAAAAGATGTGATATTACTGCACGGTTGGGGCGTAAACAGCGCGGTATTCAACCGCCTTGCAAAAGCCTTAACGCAATTAAACTATAGAGTACATTTGGTCGATTTGCCTGGTTTTGGTGACAGCCAATTCGAAGGTCAAGAGTTTAATCAACAAAGTTTCGCCGCTTGGGCACAAACCTTAGTCAATCAATTACCACAAAATGCGATTTGGGTAGGCTGGTCATTAGGTGGTTTACTGGCAAGCCATATTGCAATTAACCATCCAGATTCAGTTAGCGCACTAGTGACTGTGGCTTCATCACCTTGCTTTATGGCGCGTGAGCAACAAGATGAGCGAAGCTGGCCTGGCATACAGGCGAAAGTGTTAAAGCAATTCTCTCACTCACTACAACAAGACCTAGCCAAAACGGTAGAGCAGTTCCTGGCAATTCAGGCCATGGGCAGCCCTCATGCAAAGGCTGACATCAAGCAACTAAAGCAACTGGTTTTAGCCAAGCCTTTACCTAACCCACAAGCTTTGAGCATAGGGCTGACGTTTTTAGCTGAGGTGGACTTACGCGCGCAGCTTGAGCGAATTGATCAGCCATGGCTGCGACTGTGGGGAAAATTAGATGGTTTAGTGCCTTTTAAAATGGTGCCTATGCTAACAACGCGTCCTAACATCAAAGATATTAGCTTTGCTAAAGCCTCCCATGCGCCGTTTATTTCTCATGCCGAAGAGTTTGAATCTGAGCTAGCTAATTGGCTACAAACACAAACTTAA
- a CDS encoding M14 family zinc carboxypeptidase, producing MSINLKQLANQCISHVFRSFFVVTLLFGVSAVQANSDTRINQLLANSAIDQTITTPEQHLGYPLGEWHLRHDQINQYLRKLDAQSERTSLDSAGFSAERREQLSLVITSKSNQQNLAQILTQRAKVKQGDESQAPLVIWLAYSIHGDEPSGAHAAMAISHYLTASNDAWVKQLLEQAIVLITPVQNPDGFDRFSTWANNHRGQTLVSDPQHREHKQNWPSGRGNHYWADMNRDWLFLRHDSSQGRVAFFHKWQPHLVGDFHEMGHNRSYFFQPGVPTRVHPLTQDKNQQLTNELANFHRKALDEVKQVYFSKQRFDDFFYGKGSTYPDINGAIGVLFEQASARGQQQHTDSGLLTFSHAIDNQFTTSISSLKGAMALKTKLVDYQRDFYQGKQTKTASKPKGRLVSTKGDSLRLIELASLLEQHQIQFHYLKQTQQHAQHQYLPQDSLFIPVKQPQSDLVKALFDKRTEFEDATFYDVSSWDMSAAFDLASVTNVAISQKQLTDTLAPWSSATEPWRESTVALLIDWQQTGAAMLVSQLHKAKIKVKFASQPFAINTAAGERSFGAGTLQIPVKQPELTSQVLLETVAKLVDKQRLEVVAVTTAMANTNMDLGSDDFKYIAEVKPLLITGRSVSSTESGEIWYYMDKTLGQPLSMINADRLLESDLSRYSHIYIADGSLNHFGDQAASKLERFVKDGGVIVAQKRALRWLDAHNLLDAKPQSTGFYRKLFDTEGLNFNQRSELRAKQSIGGAIVSLDLDLSHPINFGLSSPLSVLKNRPMAFSTVTTPFTLAASYSDNVLKSGYMAKEYQGAFSNQGAIVVERKGKGAVVALSDNLVFRNIWLGSEKIYANALYFMPGGLR from the coding sequence ATGAGCATTAATCTTAAGCAATTAGCAAACCAGTGTATTTCTCATGTTTTTCGCTCATTTTTTGTCGTAACTCTACTTTTTGGCGTCTCAGCTGTCCAAGCCAATAGCGATACACGCATTAATCAGTTGTTAGCCAACTCGGCAATTGATCAAACGATCACTACGCCTGAACAACACTTAGGCTACCCTTTAGGTGAGTGGCATCTACGCCACGACCAAATCAATCAATACCTGCGTAAACTTGATGCACAAAGTGAGCGTACATCATTAGACTCAGCCGGCTTCAGCGCCGAGCGCCGAGAGCAGCTGTCTCTGGTGATCACCAGTAAATCTAATCAACAAAACCTAGCGCAGATACTGACTCAACGCGCCAAAGTAAAACAAGGCGACGAAAGTCAGGCACCACTGGTGATTTGGCTTGCCTACTCTATTCACGGTGATGAACCTAGCGGAGCCCACGCGGCAATGGCTATCAGCCACTACCTAACGGCAAGTAACGATGCCTGGGTAAAACAATTATTAGAGCAAGCTATCGTTCTTATCACGCCAGTACAAAATCCAGATGGATTCGATCGTTTCTCGACCTGGGCTAACAATCATCGTGGACAAACTCTGGTAAGCGATCCACAGCATAGAGAGCACAAACAAAATTGGCCTAGTGGCCGTGGCAACCATTACTGGGCTGACATGAACCGTGACTGGCTTTTCTTACGCCATGACTCAAGTCAGGGGCGAGTAGCATTTTTCCATAAATGGCAGCCACATCTCGTAGGTGATTTTCACGAGATGGGACACAATCGCTCTTACTTCTTCCAACCAGGGGTGCCAACTCGCGTGCACCCATTAACCCAGGATAAAAATCAACAACTGACCAACGAGCTAGCTAACTTCCACCGTAAAGCACTCGATGAAGTCAAGCAGGTGTACTTTTCTAAACAAAGATTTGATGACTTCTTTTACGGCAAAGGCTCAACCTACCCAGACATTAATGGCGCCATTGGTGTACTGTTCGAGCAAGCTAGCGCTAGAGGGCAGCAGCAACATACAGATTCGGGCTTGCTTACCTTTAGTCATGCCATCGACAATCAATTCACTACCTCAATCTCTAGCTTAAAAGGTGCAATGGCACTAAAAACAAAGCTAGTGGATTACCAAAGAGATTTTTATCAAGGTAAGCAAACTAAAACTGCCAGCAAACCTAAAGGCCGCTTAGTATCAACTAAAGGTGACTCGCTGCGACTTATTGAGCTTGCAAGCTTGCTCGAGCAGCATCAAATTCAATTCCACTATTTAAAGCAAACTCAGCAGCATGCTCAGCATCAATACTTGCCACAAGACAGCCTGTTCATTCCTGTTAAGCAACCACAATCTGATTTAGTAAAAGCCTTATTTGATAAGCGTACTGAATTTGAAGATGCTACCTTCTACGATGTATCGAGCTGGGATATGAGCGCGGCCTTTGATCTAGCTAGCGTAACCAATGTTGCCATTAGCCAAAAACAATTGACCGATACGCTCGCGCCATGGAGCAGTGCTACTGAGCCATGGCGCGAAAGTACTGTTGCCCTACTCATTGACTGGCAACAGACAGGAGCCGCGATGCTAGTTAGCCAACTGCATAAGGCAAAGATAAAAGTGAAGTTCGCCAGTCAGCCCTTTGCCATCAACACTGCAGCAGGCGAGCGCAGCTTTGGTGCAGGAACATTGCAAATACCGGTGAAGCAACCTGAGTTAACATCACAAGTACTACTAGAGACGGTAGCCAAGCTGGTCGATAAGCAGCGACTTGAAGTGGTGGCTGTCACTACAGCGATGGCGAACACCAATATGGATTTAGGCAGCGATGACTTTAAATACATCGCCGAAGTAAAACCACTATTAATCACAGGTCGCAGCGTCAGCTCAACTGAATCGGGTGAGATTTGGTATTACATGGACAAAACGCTCGGACAACCACTGTCGATGATCAATGCAGATCGCCTGCTTGAAAGCGACTTAAGCCGTTACAGCCACATCTATATCGCTGACGGTAGCCTAAATCACTTTGGTGACCAAGCCGCCAGCAAATTGGAGCGCTTTGTCAAAGACGGCGGTGTGATTGTGGCGCAAAAGCGCGCCTTAAGATGGCTTGATGCCCATAACCTATTAGATGCTAAACCCCAATCTACTGGTTTTTATCGCAAACTTTTTGATACCGAAGGTCTTAACTTCAATCAGCGCAGCGAGCTGCGCGCCAAGCAATCTATTGGCGGCGCAATTGTGTCACTGGATCTTGATTTATCACACCCAATAAACTTTGGTTTAAGCTCGCCATTGTCGGTGTTAAAGAATCGCCCAATGGCATTTAGCACAGTCACGACACCTTTTACTCTTGCCGCGAGTTATAGCGATAATGTGTTGAAGAGTGGCTATATGGCGAAAGAATACCAGGGCGCGTTTTCGAATCAGGGTGCCATTGTGGTTGAGCGTAAAGGTAAAGGTGCAGTAGTTGCGTTAAGTGACAACCTGGTATTTCGTAATATTTGGCTCGGCAGCGAGAAGATTTACGCAAACGCGCTGTACTTTATGCCAGGTGGCTTACGTTAG
- a CDS encoding prepilin-type N-terminal cleavage/methylation domain-containing protein, with product MKSRQDVERGFTLIELVVVIIILAVIAVIAAPKFLDVKRDAEISRAKAVAAAYQQSVSFVHTRWQMLGINTFTNDLPGFGNDDFDVNANGYPLGIDKGNPMGNPDNVGRGQQGCIDLWNNLLTDPPSVSRNDDGSDYQSYRHQDDNSNSGHASQCTYVLRTLGETRGRRNAEIKIQYDSVGGTAKLIIQ from the coding sequence ATGAAATCTAGGCAAGATGTTGAGCGCGGCTTTACCTTAATCGAGCTTGTTGTCGTTATCATTATTTTGGCGGTGATAGCAGTGATTGCTGCGCCTAAGTTTCTCGATGTGAAGCGTGATGCTGAAATTAGCCGCGCTAAGGCTGTCGCTGCAGCGTATCAGCAGTCAGTGTCGTTTGTGCACACGCGCTGGCAAATGTTAGGTATTAACACCTTTACTAATGATTTGCCCGGATTTGGTAATGATGATTTTGATGTCAATGCTAATGGATACCCATTAGGTATCGATAAGGGCAATCCTATGGGCAACCCCGATAATGTCGGTCGTGGGCAGCAAGGCTGTATTGATTTGTGGAATAACCTACTTACCGACCCACCAAGCGTATCGCGCAATGATGATGGTAGTGACTACCAGTCGTATCGTCATCAGGATGATAACTCTAATTCTGGTCATGCCTCACAATGCACTTATGTTCTGCGCACATTGGGTGAAACTCGTGGGCGGCGCAATGCCGAAATCAAAATTCAATATGACTCAGTTGGCGGTACGGCCAAACTGATTATTCAGTAA
- a CDS encoding PepSY-associated TM helix domain-containing protein, producing MNIVAALKWFHNWVGFVITLTMLIVLSTGVYLGAMDILKRIDDKGQVYAPMTTEQKAQSVAAIFERYPEMSSVNFPTEYRPYLQASTRGKAIFLDQELNEIGDYNMREIPFYSTIFWLHRNFLLDDFGKYTNGIASLLGGVITLVGIYLWWRVRKGFRLKQSIPSNTRSSSLVKSHIQLGLFISVPLFILCISGFLITYKGLWFGALKHTPAVEMQYPTATAKDWHSQLTLAQAQWPESDLVSVSKQRAKKPKDGEKPKPQPLRYNVRFDEHSGVWLRNADNIAMNFDTGAMTSKLKHSERDLSGRVATFVRPLHDAMNMPLSYSIFITLIAVVGTVILLFSTVTFYRRTFKKRKS from the coding sequence ATGAACATTGTCGCAGCGCTAAAGTGGTTCCATAACTGGGTAGGGTTTGTCATCACCTTAACCATGTTAATCGTCCTGTCCACCGGGGTTTATCTCGGTGCTATGGATATTTTAAAACGTATTGATGATAAAGGTCAGGTTTACGCACCTATGACAACTGAGCAAAAAGCTCAATCTGTCGCGGCAATTTTTGAACGCTACCCTGAAATGAGTTCGGTGAACTTCCCAACTGAATATCGCCCTTATCTACAAGCTAGCACCCGTGGTAAAGCTATTTTCCTTGACCAAGAGCTCAATGAAATTGGCGATTACAACATGCGGGAAATACCATTTTACAGCACCATTTTCTGGCTGCACCGTAACTTCTTGCTGGATGATTTTGGTAAATACACCAATGGCATCGCATCTTTATTAGGTGGCGTGATCACCCTAGTCGGTATTTACCTATGGTGGCGAGTACGTAAAGGCTTTCGCCTTAAACAGTCTATTCCAAGTAACACCCGCTCAAGCAGCCTGGTAAAAAGCCATATTCAACTGGGCTTATTTATTTCAGTGCCGCTATTTATCTTATGTATTTCAGGCTTTTTAATTACTTATAAAGGCCTATGGTTTGGTGCACTAAAACACACGCCAGCAGTGGAAATGCAATACCCAACTGCTACGGCGAAAGATTGGCATAGTCAGCTGACCCTAGCACAAGCGCAATGGCCAGAGTCAGACCTAGTGAGTGTCAGCAAACAGCGTGCTAAAAAACCAAAAGACGGTGAAAAGCCAAAGCCACAACCACTGCGTTATAACGTACGTTTTGACGAGCATAGTGGTGTATGGCTACGTAACGCTGATAATATCGCAATGAACTTTGATACAGGCGCAATGACTTCAAAGCTTAAGCACAGTGAACGTGACTTAAGTGGTCGTGTGGCAACCTTTGTTCGCCCTCTGCATGATGCGATGAACATGCCGCTTAGCTACTCAATCTTCATTACCCTGATTGCAGTCGTAGGCACAGTTATCTTGCTGTTCAGTACTGTTACCTTCTACCGCCGTACCTTTAAAAAGCGTAAAAGCTGA
- a CDS encoding ComF family protein: MDSHVSEESRTIAKIFANRVTKGLTKGWRQLSYWLRVSLPNRCMLCQQQIESVSSAHHLHQPHSRQVHLDSSHFHPSQSYKFASGICHECLSACRYQYDACLGCGYELTTTADYCGKCQRTMPIPVVAPCSYHDGIAPLITAIKYQQNFAALDALVELLAARVEYLLSCDLIKLPQVLIPVPLHQNRQRHRGFNQAHMIAEKLGARLSIPVIDDCVIKVLDTPPQAQLDGKQRRQLNAKAYQVVGELSMQRVAIIDDVVTTGSTVEAIADLLYTKGIYCQAWCLARAEAPLLKF; the protein is encoded by the coding sequence ATGGACTCGCATGTATCGGAAGAAAGCCGCACTATTGCCAAGATATTTGCCAACAGAGTGACTAAGGGATTAACCAAAGGTTGGCGCCAACTCAGTTATTGGCTTCGCGTTAGTTTACCCAACCGCTGCATGCTGTGCCAGCAGCAGATTGAATCTGTCAGTTCAGCGCATCATCTGCATCAACCCCATTCTCGCCAAGTGCACTTAGACTCCTCGCATTTTCACCCGTCACAATCATACAAGTTTGCCAGCGGGATTTGCCATGAATGCCTCAGCGCTTGTCGCTATCAGTATGATGCATGTTTAGGTTGTGGTTACGAGCTCACAACGACCGCTGATTATTGTGGTAAGTGCCAGCGAACCATGCCGATTCCGGTTGTTGCGCCTTGTAGTTACCATGATGGTATTGCGCCGCTTATTACCGCGATAAAGTATCAACAAAACTTTGCCGCACTCGATGCTTTAGTTGAGCTGTTAGCTGCAAGAGTTGAATATTTGCTGAGTTGTGATCTGATCAAACTACCACAAGTACTGATCCCGGTACCACTGCATCAAAATCGTCAGCGCCACCGAGGTTTTAATCAGGCACATATGATTGCCGAAAAACTTGGTGCTAGGTTGTCAATTCCAGTAATAGACGATTGCGTTATTAAGGTGCTCGATACACCGCCACAAGCTCAGCTAGACGGTAAGCAGCGCCGGCAATTGAACGCAAAAGCCTATCAAGTTGTTGGCGAGTTATCGATGCAGCGAGTGGCGATTATTGATGATGTGGTAACGACTGGGAGCACAGTAGAGGCGATTGCAGATTTACTCTATACCAAAGGTATTTATTGTCAGGCTTGGTGTCTAGCAAGGGCTGAAGCGCCCTTGCTCAAGTTTTAA
- a CDS encoding MATE family efflux transporter, translated as MSVTSILFDRQKNRQLLLLATPMILSNITVPLLGLIDTAVIGHLEHAYYLGGVALGSTMLTLIIWLLGFLRMSTTGLVAQAYGANDNAAQQQLLAQGSLIAIILGICAIILQQPLLELALSLSDASDKVQFYAQQYVEIRIWSTPFALLNLVLLGWLLGRQAPKAAMWQLIIANSVNIALDLLFVIGFGWQVQGAAWASVCADISAFAVAATLVRQQLLLDKQFSWQQLIKYCRFKGMSGLLSLNRDIFIRSLCLQAAFSFMVFYGAGIGDNTIAANAVLLNLVLLISYALDGIAYYAEAEVGKAYGAKKPKLMTDSVTLAFFWSALTAILFSCSFLLFKQPLIAMLTNIEQVQTTAMQYSIYLVLMPIVAFNCYLFDGVYIGAAKGKIMRNSMMLATFGVYFPLWYLLQDMGNHALWLALAAFMLMRSISLGAHYLLRLRHQLQG; from the coding sequence ATGTCTGTAACGTCTATTTTGTTCGACCGCCAAAAGAATCGCCAGCTCCTGCTGCTAGCGACACCGATGATTTTGTCTAATATCACTGTCCCATTACTTGGACTGATTGATACAGCGGTCATTGGTCATCTAGAGCACGCATATTACCTTGGCGGCGTGGCGCTAGGTAGTACTATGCTCACTTTGATTATTTGGTTGCTTGGCTTTTTACGCATGTCGACCACAGGGTTGGTCGCCCAAGCTTATGGCGCAAATGATAATGCGGCACAGCAACAATTATTAGCGCAAGGCAGTTTGATTGCCATCATTCTGGGTATATGCGCCATTATTTTGCAACAACCCTTGCTTGAATTGGCACTGAGCTTAAGTGATGCCAGCGACAAGGTACAGTTTTATGCGCAGCAATATGTCGAAATTCGTATCTGGTCGACTCCTTTTGCACTACTCAATTTAGTGCTACTAGGTTGGTTGCTGGGGCGCCAGGCACCAAAAGCAGCCATGTGGCAATTGATTATTGCCAACTCGGTCAATATCGCACTCGATTTATTGTTTGTCATCGGCTTTGGCTGGCAGGTACAAGGGGCAGCTTGGGCATCGGTGTGCGCCGACATTAGTGCCTTTGCCGTGGCTGCAACACTAGTGCGCCAGCAACTCCTGCTCGATAAACAATTTTCATGGCAGCAACTCATTAAATATTGCCGCTTTAAAGGTATGTCAGGACTGTTGTCACTCAATCGCGATATCTTTATTCGCAGCTTATGCTTACAAGCCGCATTTAGTTTTATGGTGTTTTACGGGGCAGGTATTGGCGATAACACCATTGCTGCCAATGCGGTACTGCTCAACCTAGTATTGCTGATCTCATACGCCCTAGACGGCATAGCATACTACGCTGAAGCTGAAGTAGGTAAAGCCTATGGCGCAAAAAAACCTAAATTGATGACCGACTCAGTCACACTCGCATTTTTTTGGTCGGCGTTGACAGCAATATTGTTTAGTTGCAGCTTTTTACTGTTTAAGCAGCCCTTGATTGCCATGCTCACCAATATAGAGCAAGTGCAAACCACCGCGATGCAATACAGTATCTACTTAGTGTTGATGCCGATTGTCGCGTTTAATTGCTACCTGTTTGACGGCGTTTATATTGGCGCAGCCAAAGGCAAGATTATGCGCAACAGCATGATGCTCGCAACTTTTGGTGTCTACTTTCCGCTGTGGTATTTGCTGCAAGACATGGGCAATCACGCACTTTGGCTTGCTCTAGCTGCTTTTATGTTAATGCGAAGCATAAGCTTAGGTGCTCACTACCTGCTGCGACTCAGGCATCAGCTGCAAGGGTAA